One segment of Ureibacillus thermophilus DNA contains the following:
- the rnz gene encoding ribonuclease Z, with protein MELEFLGTGAGMPSKGRNTSSLALKLYEERGTIWLFDCGEATQHQILRTAIKPRKIEKIFITHLHGDHIFGLPGLLSSRSFLGGEEPTPLTLYGPSGLKGWVHFTLELTKTHLNYPIRFVEIEEGIIFEDEQFIVKAKELEHVIPCYGFRIEQKPLPGELYIEKALKLGVPKGPMLGKLKNGEDVVLDNGTIVYSKEVTGPPKKGFVVTVLGDTTYCRKSIELSKDADVVIHEATFDHATANLAKDYGHSTNVEAAKMAKEAGAKYLILNHLSARFLPHDIEKLLKEAKQVFPNVFVAHDFSKFHWKNGKLNELYF; from the coding sequence ATGGAACTAGAGTTTTTAGGTACAGGGGCAGGAATGCCTTCGAAAGGACGAAATACAAGTTCCCTTGCATTAAAATTGTATGAAGAAAGGGGAACCATTTGGCTGTTTGACTGCGGGGAAGCGACGCAGCATCAAATATTGCGCACAGCCATTAAACCAAGAAAAATAGAGAAAATTTTTATTACTCATCTGCATGGCGATCATATTTTTGGATTGCCAGGTCTCCTCAGTTCCCGCTCTTTTTTAGGGGGAGAGGAGCCGACGCCGTTAACCCTTTACGGCCCTTCAGGATTAAAGGGATGGGTCCATTTTACATTGGAGTTGACGAAAACGCATCTAAATTATCCCATCCGTTTTGTTGAAATTGAAGAAGGCATTATTTTTGAAGATGAGCAATTTATTGTAAAGGCAAAAGAATTGGAACATGTGATTCCGTGCTATGGTTTCCGCATTGAACAAAAACCTCTCCCAGGCGAGTTGTATATTGAAAAGGCTTTGAAACTAGGCGTTCCGAAAGGGCCGATGCTTGGGAAATTGAAAAACGGGGAAGATGTGGTACTTGATAACGGCACCATCGTCTATAGCAAAGAGGTGACCGGTCCACCGAAAAAAGGGTTTGTCGTAACTGTATTAGGGGATACGACCTATTGCCGCAAGTCCATTGAATTAAGCAAAGATGCCGATGTGGTAATTCATGAAGCTACCTTTGACCATGCGACAGCAAATTTGGCAAAAGATTATGGTCACTCAACAAATGTGGAAGCGGCAAAAATGGCGAAAGAGGCGGGTGCAAAATATCTAATTTTGAACCATCTTAGCGCAAGATTTTTGCCTCATGATATTGAAAAATTGTTGAAGGAAGCAAAACAAGTTTTTCCAAATGTCTTTGTGGCCCATGATTTTTCTAAATTTCACTGGAAAAATGGAAAGTTAAATGAACTTTATTTCTAA
- a CDS encoding acyl-phosphate glycerol 3-phosphate acyltransferase has protein sequence MNQPKINPGLLRLFVIFPNILAWCLMIGIIFFVVTNFEELKAADALTFWVILLVVFIPITLTTSYSIIKRIKNGTL, from the coding sequence ATGAATCAACCGAAAATCAATCCGGGATTGTTGCGGTTATTTGTCATATTTCCAAATATATTGGCTTGGTGTTTAATGATCGGAATCATCTTTTTTGTCGTAACGAATTTTGAAGAATTAAAAGCGGCTGATGCCTTAACTTTTTGGGTTATTTTGTTAGTGGTTTTTATTCCGATTACCCTTACTACATCCTATTCCATTATTAAACGCATCAAAAATGGCACTTTATAA
- the proC gene encoding pyrroline-5-carboxylate reductase: MQKLVFIGAGSIAEALIHGWIKNDVVPRENIYVKNRSNVQRLHELKERFGVHILEQLEDLSDADLVILAMKPKDAKAAFETIAPYLSENTAILSVLAGISMETIEKALGARPIARVMPNTSAAIGMAASGISFNEYVTEEQKALYLQLLEAIGIVIEVEEDQLHAITALSGSGPAYLYYLLEAWEKIGTEFGLSKEVVRKLMVQTIAGSAMMLQQIKEEPEVLRKKVTSPGGTTEAGIKALESYKFTEAIFACIKNAEARSRELAKGE; encoded by the coding sequence TTGCAAAAACTTGTTTTTATAGGTGCAGGCTCTATCGCAGAAGCTTTGATTCACGGATGGATTAAAAATGATGTTGTACCTAGAGAGAATATTTACGTAAAGAACCGCTCCAACGTTCAAAGATTGCATGAATTAAAGGAACGTTTTGGCGTGCATATATTGGAGCAATTGGAAGATTTAAGTGATGCAGATTTAGTGATTTTAGCGATGAAACCAAAAGATGCAAAAGCAGCTTTTGAAACGATTGCTCCATACCTATCCGAAAATACAGCTATCCTTTCTGTATTAGCCGGAATCAGTATGGAGACAATTGAAAAAGCACTAGGAGCACGTCCAATTGCAAGAGTTATGCCAAATACTTCAGCGGCAATTGGCATGGCAGCAAGCGGCATCTCTTTTAATGAATATGTAACAGAAGAGCAAAAAGCGCTCTATTTACAATTGTTAGAAGCAATCGGCATCGTCATTGAAGTGGAAGAAGATCAGCTTCATGCTATCACGGCTTTATCAGGAAGCGGCCCTGCTTATCTCTATTACTTGCTTGAAGCATGGGAAAAAATCGGAACCGAGTTTGGATTATCTAAAGAAGTTGTAAGAAAATTAATGGTTCAAACCATTGCTGGTTCAGCCATGATGCTTCAGCAAATCAAAGAAGAACCGGAAGTGCTACGCAAAAAAGTAACAAGTCCTGGGGGAACAACGGAAGCGGGCATCAAAGCATTGGAAAGCTATAAATTTACTGAAGCCATTTTTGCCTGCATTAAAAATGCAGAAGCAAGATCCCGCGAGCTGGCAAAAGGAGAATAA
- a CDS encoding MBL fold metallo-hydrolase — protein MEIVKIVMPTPYDEGDVNGFLVKGDALSIFDVGPKTKEAYEALEHGIKSAGYRLEDIEQVILTHHHPDHAGWVDAFPKAEIIAHKYVDHWMRKTEEFLNYREEFYKMHMIKQAVPEESMQRILRIRREMELYGSVPLTKTMEDGEEVPGHPGLIAYYTPGHAQSHFIFFHQQTREVIGGDLLLEKISSNPLMEPPVDLSFYRPKSLVQYQESMKFLADLDVSTVYAGHGNEVVNVKELVEMRLERDSMRANQVYDILAQPKTVYEVTKALYPTVYENQLGLTLSKSQGYLDLLVKEERIRCELVGEHEIYSRI, from the coding sequence ATGGAAATTGTCAAAATCGTAATGCCGACTCCCTATGATGAAGGAGACGTCAATGGTTTTTTAGTAAAAGGGGACGCTTTATCAATCTTTGATGTTGGTCCAAAAACGAAAGAAGCTTACGAGGCCCTGGAGCACGGGATTAAAAGTGCTGGGTATCGTTTAGAAGATATTGAACAAGTCATTTTAACCCATCATCATCCAGATCACGCCGGATGGGTTGATGCTTTTCCAAAGGCGGAAATCATTGCTCATAAATATGTTGACCATTGGATGAGAAAAACGGAAGAATTTTTAAATTATCGGGAAGAATTTTATAAAATGCATATGATTAAGCAAGCTGTCCCTGAAGAATCTATGCAGAGAATTCTTCGCATCCGCAGGGAAATGGAATTATATGGGAGCGTCCCATTGACAAAAACGATGGAAGATGGGGAAGAGGTGCCGGGCCATCCTGGTCTGATTGCTTATTACACACCTGGGCATGCCCAAAGCCATTTCATTTTTTTTCATCAACAGACTAGGGAAGTGATTGGCGGGGATTTGCTGTTGGAAAAAATTTCATCTAATCCACTAATGGAACCTCCGGTGGATTTATCTTTCTATCGTCCGAAAAGCCTTGTCCAATATCAAGAATCCATGAAATTTTTAGCTGACTTAGATGTTTCAACAGTCTATGCGGGGCACGGAAATGAAGTGGTCAATGTAAAGGAATTAGTTGAAATGAGGCTTGAAAGAGATTCCATGCGGGCAAACCAAGTATATGACATTTTAGCGCAGCCAAAAACCGTTTATGAAGTAACGAAAGCATTATATCCAACCGTTTATGAAAACCAATTGGGATTGACTCTTTCAAAAAGCCAAGGATATTTGGATTTATTAGTGAAAGAGGAACGCATTCGTTGCGAACTTGTTGGAGAGCATGAAATCTATTCAAGAATTTAA
- the hmpA gene encoding NO-inducible flavohemoprotein, with amino-acid sequence MLTKQTIDIIKSTVPVLEKYGVDITKHFYKRMLENHPELKNVFNQTNQREGRQPQALAASVYAAAANIDNLDAILPVVHLIAHKHRALGILPEHYPIVGENLLAAIKEVLGDAATDEIIDAWKDAYGVIADVFIQVEEELYQQAEANGGWRLFKPFKVVKKEQENELITSFYLEPEDGKALPPYQPGQYITVKVKAPGEEYTALRHYTVSQAPKGNIYRISVKREAENNPKGVVSNYLHDDVEEGSTIEVSAPAGLFTLQQNENPVLFVAGGIGVTPLYAMLDSMEAGREVVFIQSVRNEKLAVFQEQIQKKLAELNGTYFAKYSDEEGHLTKDDLAKFIKENTEVYICGPEAFMEALIPAVRELGVPDDRIHFEFFGPGFSFKA; translated from the coding sequence ATGTTAACAAAACAAACAATCGACATTATTAAATCCACTGTGCCAGTGCTTGAAAAATATGGAGTGGACATTACAAAGCATTTTTATAAAAGAATGTTAGAAAACCATCCTGAATTAAAAAATGTATTTAACCAAACAAACCAAAGGGAAGGAAGACAGCCTCAAGCCCTTGCTGCTTCCGTCTACGCAGCTGCCGCAAACATTGACAATTTGGATGCCATTTTGCCAGTTGTGCACTTAATCGCCCACAAACATCGCGCACTCGGCATTTTGCCAGAACATTACCCAATTGTAGGGGAAAATTTGCTTGCAGCCATTAAAGAAGTATTGGGAGATGCTGCAACAGATGAAATAATCGATGCATGGAAAGATGCTTACGGCGTTATTGCAGACGTATTTATCCAAGTGGAAGAAGAGCTTTATCAACAAGCGGAAGCCAATGGAGGTTGGCGCTTATTTAAACCATTTAAAGTGGTGAAAAAAGAACAGGAAAATGAACTCATCACTTCCTTCTATTTAGAACCGGAAGACGGGAAAGCGCTTCCACCATATCAACCAGGCCAATACATTACTGTTAAAGTGAAAGCGCCTGGTGAAGAATATACAGCCCTTCGCCACTATACAGTATCCCAAGCGCCAAAAGGAAACATTTACCGCATTTCTGTAAAACGGGAAGCGGAAAATAATCCAAAAGGTGTCGTATCAAATTATTTACATGATGATGTGGAAGAAGGCAGCACTATTGAAGTCAGCGCCCCTGCCGGCTTATTCACGCTGCAGCAAAACGAAAACCCTGTATTGTTCGTTGCAGGAGGTATTGGAGTAACGCCGCTTTATGCAATGCTTGATTCTATGGAAGCGGGCCGTGAAGTTGTTTTCATTCAATCTGTCCGCAATGAAAAATTAGCGGTTTTCCAAGAACAAATTCAAAAGAAACTTGCTGAATTAAATGGAACATACTTTGCAAAATATTCCGATGAGGAAGGCCACCTTACAAAAGACGATTTAGCGAAATTTATTAAAGAAAACACAGAAGTTTATATTTGCGGACCAGAAGCATTTATGGAAGCGCTCATTCCTGCTGTTCGAGAACTTGGAGTTCCGGATGACCGCATTCACTTTGAATTCTTTGGACCAGGTTTTTCCTTTAAAGCTTAA
- a CDS encoding RrF2 family transcriptional regulator, whose protein sequence is MRLTLYTDYSLRVLIYLGIKGNQLSTIQEIADHYHISKNHLMKVTYDLAQYGFIETVRGRGGGIRLKVEPKEINIGKLVRHTEEDFHIVECFDHNNNLCKISPSCQLKRVLYEALQAFLQVLDQYTLADFLHSREELAELLQMKIDV, encoded by the coding sequence TTGCGTCTAACTTTATATACCGACTATTCCTTAAGGGTGTTAATCTATTTAGGCATTAAAGGAAATCAGTTATCGACAATTCAAGAAATTGCTGATCATTATCATATATCCAAAAATCATTTAATGAAGGTAACTTATGATTTAGCTCAATATGGATTTATAGAAACCGTTCGGGGAAGAGGGGGAGGAATCCGGCTTAAAGTCGAACCGAAAGAGATTAATATTGGAAAATTGGTTCGGCATACGGAAGAAGATTTTCATATAGTGGAGTGTTTTGACCACAATAACAACTTATGCAAAATATCTCCTTCTTGCCAGTTGAAGCGTGTGTTGTATGAAGCGTTGCAGGCATTTTTGCAAGTGCTCGACCAATACACTTTGGCGGATTTCCTCCACTCAAGAGAGGAATTAGCTGAGCTGCTCCAAATGAAAATCGATGTTTAG
- a CDS encoding SDR family NAD(P)-dependent oxidoreductase, whose protein sequence is MECKKIFITGATSGIGRNIAELCLKKRYEVYATGRNKEALHSLAKLGATVIEGDLSKKEDIHRIFSELPEIDVAIINAGVGVFENVFDLTDEDIDKMLDVNVRAPIYIAKHLAPKMMKRRSGHLILIGSQAGKVATKKASVYAASKHAITGFANGLRMELSPYNIKVSAVYPGPIDTPFLDKADATHTYRNSVKGVLLAPEKVAAEIVKLIDHPKREINLPSIMGLTSKLYALAPALTERLGKRFFTKK, encoded by the coding sequence ATGGAGTGTAAAAAAATTTTTATTACCGGTGCGACAAGCGGCATTGGTAGAAACATTGCAGAATTATGTTTAAAAAAAAGATACGAAGTGTATGCAACGGGCCGAAATAAAGAAGCGCTTCATTCTTTGGCGAAACTCGGTGCAACAGTAATAGAAGGGGATTTAAGCAAGAAAGAAGATATTCATCGAATATTCAGCGAACTTCCTGAGATCGATGTAGCGATTATCAACGCGGGAGTAGGCGTTTTTGAAAATGTATTTGACTTAACGGACGAAGATATTGATAAGATGTTGGATGTGAATGTTAGAGCGCCTATTTATATCGCCAAACATTTAGCGCCGAAAATGATGAAAAGACGTTCAGGCCATTTGATTTTGATTGGTTCACAAGCTGGGAAAGTGGCAACAAAAAAAGCGAGCGTTTATGCAGCATCAAAACACGCCATCACTGGTTTTGCCAATGGTTTAAGAATGGAGCTTTCTCCATACAATATCAAAGTATCGGCTGTATATCCCGGACCAATTGATACACCTTTTTTAGATAAAGCTGATGCAACGCACACTTATCGAAATTCTGTAAAAGGCGTGCTGCTCGCTCCTGAGAAAGTCGCGGCAGAAATCGTCAAATTAATCGATCATCCTAAAAGAGAAATTAATTTGCCCAGCATCATGGGACTTACAAGCAAGCTTTATGCATTAGCCCCTGCATTAACAGAAAGGCTGGGAAAACGATTTTTTACGAAAAAATGA
- a CDS encoding argininosuccinate synthase, whose protein sequence is MANKKVVLAYSGGLDTSVAIPWLKEQGYDVVAVCLDVGEGKDLDFIQKKALQVGAVESYIIDAKDEFAEEYALVALQAHTWYEQKYPLVSALSRPLIAKKLVEIANKTNADAVAHGCTGKGNDQVRFEVSIKALNPNLEVLAPVREWAWSRDEEIEYAKKHNVPVPATIDSPFSIDQNLWGRANEAGIMEDPWVAPPEEAYGLTVSIENAPDTPEFVEIEFVEGKPVALNGKEMKLADLILELNKIAGRHGVGRIDHVENRLVGIKSREVYEIPGAKVLLTAHKELEDITLVKELAHFKPIVEQKLSEVIYDGLWFNPIREALYAFIKETQKYVNGTVRVKLFKGHAIVEGRKSPNSLYNEKLATYSKEDAFNHASAVGFIELWGLPTVVASQVNNKTIYTK, encoded by the coding sequence ATGGCAAATAAAAAAGTAGTTTTAGCATATTCAGGCGGTCTTGACACATCTGTTGCTATTCCTTGGCTAAAAGAACAAGGGTACGACGTTGTAGCAGTTTGTTTAGACGTCGGCGAAGGAAAAGACCTTGATTTTATTCAAAAGAAAGCTCTTCAAGTTGGAGCTGTTGAATCATATATCATTGATGCAAAAGATGAATTTGCGGAAGAATATGCCCTTGTGGCGCTTCAAGCACACACTTGGTATGAACAAAAATATCCGTTAGTATCTGCCTTATCCCGTCCATTAATTGCAAAAAAATTAGTGGAAATTGCCAACAAAACAAATGCTGATGCCGTAGCGCACGGTTGTACGGGTAAAGGAAACGACCAAGTGCGTTTTGAAGTATCCATCAAAGCGTTAAATCCAAATCTAGAAGTGTTGGCGCCAGTGCGTGAATGGGCTTGGAGCCGCGATGAAGAAATTGAATACGCGAAAAAACACAATGTTCCTGTACCTGCAACAATCGATTCTCCATTCTCCATCGACCAAAATCTTTGGGGACGCGCCAATGAAGCAGGTATCATGGAAGATCCATGGGTAGCTCCACCAGAAGAAGCTTACGGATTGACTGTATCCATTGAAAATGCACCAGATACTCCTGAATTCGTGGAGATTGAATTCGTGGAAGGGAAACCAGTGGCATTAAACGGCAAAGAAATGAAACTCGCAGATTTGATTCTTGAATTAAATAAAATTGCCGGCCGCCATGGTGTTGGACGCATTGACCACGTGGAAAACCGCTTAGTCGGCATTAAGTCCCGTGAAGTATATGAAATTCCAGGGGCAAAAGTTCTTTTAACTGCCCATAAAGAACTTGAAGATATTACGCTTGTGAAAGAACTTGCACACTTTAAACCAATCGTAGAACAAAAACTTTCAGAAGTGATTTATGATGGTTTATGGTTCAACCCAATTCGTGAAGCGCTTTATGCCTTCATTAAAGAAACACAAAAATATGTGAACGGAACTGTTCGCGTCAAATTGTTCAAAGGCCATGCCATTGTAGAAGGAAGAAAATCTCCAAACTCTTTATACAATGAAAAATTGGCGACTTACTCAAAAGAAGATGCCTTTAACCATGCGTCTGCAGTTGGATTTATTGAACTTTGGGGCCTTCCAACAGTTGTCGCTTCACAAGTGAACAATAAAACAATCTACACAAAATAA
- the argH gene encoding argininosuccinate lyase, whose translation MTKLWGGRFQKSAESWVDEFGASIGFDQQLVMEDIEGSLAHVTMLGAQGILPEEDVEKIKWGLQELKKKAENGELEYKVENEDIHLNIEKMLIDLIGPVGGKLHTGRSRNDQVATDVHLFLKKRVKEVIELIVAFQKTILEKAEQHIETIAPGYTHMQRAQPISFAHHLMAYFWMLERDKERFTESLKRIDISPLGAGAMAGTTFPIDREMTAKLLGFSKIYENSMDAVSDRDFIVEFLSNSSLLMTHLSRFAEEIILWSTDEFKFIELDDSFSTGSSIMPQKKNPDMAELIRGKTGRVYGNLIGLLTVLKGTPLTYNKDMQEDKEGMFDTLQTILGSLKIFEGMVRTMTVNTERLNQAVHSDFSNATELADYLATKGMPFRKAHEVTGKLVFKCIQKGIFLQDLTLEEMKEESELIEEDVYAVLKPEAAVARRLSQGGTGFDQVKKQIEKAKACLQ comes from the coding sequence ATGACAAAACTTTGGGGAGGACGTTTCCAAAAATCAGCGGAAAGCTGGGTGGATGAATTTGGAGCGTCCATTGGTTTCGACCAGCAATTAGTCATGGAAGATATTGAAGGAAGCCTTGCCCATGTCACAATGCTAGGGGCGCAGGGCATTTTGCCGGAAGAAGATGTGGAAAAAATTAAATGGGGTCTTCAGGAGTTAAAGAAAAAAGCAGAAAATGGCGAACTTGAATATAAAGTGGAAAATGAAGACATTCATTTGAATATTGAAAAAATGCTCATAGATTTAATTGGCCCAGTCGGTGGGAAATTACATACTGGCCGTAGTCGGAATGACCAAGTGGCGACAGATGTTCACTTATTCTTAAAGAAACGGGTGAAAGAAGTCATCGAATTAATTGTGGCGTTCCAAAAAACGATTTTGGAAAAAGCGGAGCAGCATATTGAAACGATTGCTCCTGGCTATACGCATATGCAGCGGGCGCAGCCGATTAGCTTTGCCCATCATTTAATGGCTTATTTTTGGATGCTCGAACGGGATAAAGAACGTTTTACGGAATCTTTAAAACGAATTGACATTTCTCCATTAGGTGCCGGCGCGATGGCAGGGACAACATTTCCAATCGACCGGGAAATGACAGCAAAATTATTAGGATTTTCCAAAATTTATGAAAATTCCATGGATGCCGTAAGCGACCGTGATTTTATCGTGGAGTTTTTATCCAACTCTTCATTGCTCATGACCCATTTATCCCGCTTTGCCGAAGAAATTATTCTTTGGTCAACGGATGAGTTTAAATTTATTGAACTGGACGATTCCTTCTCTACAGGTTCATCCATTATGCCGCAAAAGAAAAATCCGGATATGGCGGAACTGATCCGCGGGAAAACAGGACGTGTTTACGGAAATTTAATTGGTCTGCTTACGGTATTGAAAGGCACGCCGCTTACTTATAATAAAGATATGCAGGAAGATAAAGAAGGCATGTTTGACACCCTTCAAACGATTTTAGGTTCTTTGAAAATCTTTGAAGGTATGGTCCGCACGATGACCGTCAATACGGAGCGTTTAAATCAGGCTGTGCATAGCGACTTCTCCAATGCAACAGAACTAGCCGATTATCTTGCCACAAAAGGTATGCCTTTTAGAAAAGCCCATGAAGTGACAGGAAAATTGGTGTTTAAATGCATTCAAAAAGGCATCTTCCTGCAAGATTTAACATTGGAAGAAATGAAAGAAGAAAGCGAATTAATCGAAGAAGATGTATATGCAGTATTGAAGCCGGAAGCGGCGGTAGCACGTCGTCTGTCCCAAGGCGGTACAGGATTTGACCAAGTAAAAAAACAAATTGAAAAAGCAAAAGCTTGCTTGCAATAA
- a CDS encoding DUF3889 domain-containing protein → MRLFMSLVLIASTIFIGTFMSDASESRAQQQSTPAYAKWGRIAMEKVKEKYEKADIIDYLHKGKVVGNQTSTEKFKLWLREGNREFGVFVDITFDNKTEEIVNIEMKETDR, encoded by the coding sequence GTGAGATTATTTATGTCCCTTGTTTTAATTGCTTCTACAATTTTTATTGGAACTTTCATGTCCGATGCTTCGGAATCCCGAGCCCAACAGCAATCCACCCCTGCTTATGCCAAATGGGGAAGAATCGCCATGGAGAAGGTGAAGGAGAAATACGAAAAAGCAGATATTATTGATTATCTCCATAAGGGAAAGGTAGTCGGAAATCAAACATCTACGGAAAAATTTAAACTTTGGTTGCGGGAAGGAAACCGGGAGTTTGGCGTTTTTGTAGATATTACTTTTGATAACAAAACGGAAGAAATTGTAAATATTGAAATGAAGGAAACAGACCGATAA
- the proB gene encoding glutamate 5-kinase translates to MEKKRIVVKIGSSSLTNSKGEIDYEKIQDHVDAIAKVVKQGHEVLLVSSGAVAAGFRKLGYPTRPVTLKGKQAAAAVGQSLLIQLYAERFAHYGITTAQVLLTRTDFSNKERYKNAFATFSELLERSILPIINENDTVSVTELTFGDNDMLSALVSGLVHADQLIILTDINGFYDDNPLKNPKAKRIDRLTEITDEMLQLAKGAGSKVGTGGMQSKLLAARTALRAGVKVFIGKGSGPDKLFNILEGRGDGTYIERDELPVLPSQKQWISFTEAKGKLFIDQGAEEALLRRGKSLLPAGIYKVEGNFDRGDVVEVYGESGLIGRGEVLYSNEEIAQACGKKTDELHDGFIEVIHRDRWVKI, encoded by the coding sequence ATGGAAAAAAAACGAATTGTCGTTAAAATAGGTTCTAGTTCACTGACGAACTCAAAAGGAGAAATTGACTACGAAAAAATACAAGATCATGTGGATGCCATTGCAAAAGTGGTAAAGCAAGGTCATGAAGTGCTCCTTGTTTCCTCTGGGGCAGTGGCTGCCGGTTTTCGAAAACTCGGCTACCCTACCCGCCCTGTTACGTTAAAAGGCAAACAGGCGGCGGCGGCTGTTGGGCAAAGCCTGCTCATTCAATTGTATGCTGAACGGTTTGCCCATTACGGCATTACCACAGCCCAAGTGCTTTTAACCCGAACGGATTTTTCCAATAAAGAGCGCTATAAAAATGCCTTTGCCACTTTTAGTGAATTGTTGGAACGCTCCATTTTGCCAATTATTAACGAAAATGATACCGTGTCTGTGACCGAGCTGACTTTTGGCGACAATGATATGCTTTCTGCTCTTGTAAGCGGACTTGTTCATGCAGACCAGCTTATTATCCTAACAGACATCAACGGATTTTACGATGACAATCCGTTAAAAAATCCAAAGGCAAAGCGGATTGACCGTTTAACAGAAATTACGGATGAAATGCTTCAACTAGCAAAAGGCGCCGGTTCAAAAGTGGGAACAGGCGGCATGCAGTCGAAATTGCTTGCCGCCCGCACTGCCTTAAGAGCCGGGGTGAAAGTATTTATCGGCAAAGGCAGCGGACCAGATAAACTTTTTAATATTTTAGAAGGCCGCGGCGATGGAACATATATCGAGCGAGACGAACTGCCGGTGCTTCCAAGCCAAAAACAATGGATCTCTTTTACGGAAGCAAAAGGAAAGCTGTTCATCGATCAAGGCGCAGAAGAAGCGTTATTGCGGAGAGGTAAAAGTTTATTGCCTGCAGGAATTTATAAAGTAGAAGGAAACTTTGACCGCGGAGATGTGGTAGAAGTTTATGGAGAATCGGGGCTCATTGGCCGGGGTGAAGTATTGTACTCCAATGAAGAAATCGCCCAAGCATGCGGCAAAAAAACCGATGAGCTGCACGATGGTTTTATCGAAGTCATTCACAGGGATAGATGGGTGAAAATTTAA